The genome window GGCCCGGCTGGACGGCTTGCCGCCGACGCCGCTCTTGCGGCTCAGCCGGCGCGCCCACTGCATGCTCTTCTTCCTCAGCAGGGGGCGCTCCGCCGGCTCCGCGTTCTTGTCCTTCCACGACTCCTTGCGCTCGCGACGCTCCTCCTCCACATTGATGGACACCTGAGACTGAGATGGACAGAGGACCCGTCAAAAATTCAGGCGGGGGTCTCGCGACGTGTGCGTCTGGGGGGAGAATGGGGTCCGTTCCGCAATTAGGCGATATCGGCGATTTAAGATGAGGGCGGAGCTGTCAAATGTCGAAAATCATATTTCCCAGTGGGTAAAGACAATGTTCAGATTTTGTAATATCGCCCCCTAGTGGCATTTACTTGCAACGTGTGCGTCTtacagtccggaaaatacgccaCATTTatgtatgatttatttatttatcaggaTTTAGGTTAGTTGGTTGATGGTTTAGAGCAGGGGCTGGGAAAAACTGGTCCTAGCGGTACTgaacatgaatgaaaaaaaatggctttagatacaaaaaaaatgtcaatcaaaacattgttttgtcctttgtctcctcctgccctgcaattcaattggctggccacccattcagcctgccagggctccagcacccccgcgaaccattcaaaaaaaatgttactttcaAGAAAATGTCGTTTCAAGAGCAAATGACAAAAAGGATAATTACGGTAAAAAAAtgagatgcaaaatgaataggatGCCAGAAATTGTAAAGAAATTCTAAAAATTGTGTTGCTAAAATAGTCATGGACAGGCAAAAGTGATGACAAGCAACCCCGTTCTCCCCAATGCAGTGTACAGGGGGGGAGAATTTCTGGAGCCAGTCTTACCTGAACATAGCTGTCCTTGCTCTGAAAAGACGAGAAGGACAAACGCACACCCAAACaaaagggaaagaaagaaagaatggaTGCGTACAAAGCAAAggcaaatcatttaaaaaaactggaaaaaaatgacagccatAGCAAACGTCAGCTCTGAAACGGCGAGCCACTCGCCTCGGACGTGGCGAACACGTGCGACTCGGTGCGGTAGATCCCCATGGGGATCTCGGCGCTGGAGGAACAGAGTTTTTGGAAGAGTCTGCCGTAGGTTCGGATCCACAGGTCCTCCTCCGTGATCTTCATCTGGGGAAATTGGACCGGGTGCGTCAAAGCCGGCCGGGAACCCGGAGAGAACGCCTTCCTCCTCCGACGCGGTCATACTCACCACGCACAAATATCCGGAACCGGGCGTGGTGTCCAAACCCAGAAGAAGCCTGGCGATGACGATCATGTAGTCCTTCACAAATGACTGTCAAAGGCAAGAAAATGAGATCTTATTGGCTGGAATTGGAGTTTGACCTGTCGGCTAGCCCCGCCCCCGGCGGTATCACCTGGTAGAGCAGCGTATCCAGCATGCTGATACTGAAGACGCGGCCGGCGGCGAACGGCAGGCGAAACATGAAGGCCAGATTGGAACCCTTGTCTCGTTCtatctggaaaaacaaaaaacaaagaaaaaaagatggcgtTCCATGTGTCTGGATGTGGAGGGGGCGTGTCCTGACTGACCTTTTCCAGTTTGGAAAGAGCGAGCGAGTAGCAGTCCTTGGCTCTGAACTGCATGAACCTCATGTTGGACGGATGCGTGAGCTCGGTGATGATGCTGAGGCTGGGGAACAGTCTGAGCGACGGCGTCCAATCGGAGGGTTCAGATAACGGACCGTCAGAAAACGAACCCCCCTTCCACGTCCTCCCGTCACCGACCTGAACATGGTCTGGACGTTGACGATGGTTTTGGCGTCGGCCATGTAGTCCTCTTCGGCGCTCATGGTGCTCTCCTTGTCCACCACCACTAAATTGTCGGCGTAGATGATTCCGCACTGCAGCAGGTTGTCCAAACTGCGTCATTGAAACAACTTCAGAATAAATAGATAAAGGTCTAGAGATTACTTGATTAAAAAACTATTTCCCCAGCTTTGGACAGAGAGGAATTTGACAATTGGACATTCTAAAATGATGCTTtcctagtagtagtagtattgttaatagtagtagtagtagtagtggtggtggtaatagtagtagtggtagttgtggtagtagtagtggtagtagtagtagtgacagttttagtagtagtagtggtggcagtggtggtggtagtagtagtattggtagttttagtagaagtagtagtagtagtagtagtagtagtagtagtagtagtagtagtagtagtggtagtagtagtagttgtggtagtagtagtagtggtaatagtagtagtagtggtagtagcagtggtagtagtagtagtattggtagttttagtttaagtagtggtagttgtggtagtagtagtattggtagttttagtttaagtagtggtagttgtggtagtagtagtagtggtagtagtactagtagcggtgatagtagtagtggtggtagtggtggtggtggtagtagtagtagtattggcagttttagtagtagtagtggtaatagtagtagtagtggtaatagtagtagtagtggtagtagtagtagtggtagtagtagtagtggtagtagtactagtagtagtagtagtagtactggtagtagtactagtagtagtggtagtaggagcggtgatagtagtagtggtggtagtgataTTAGTCATATTCAGTGATTGTGTTATATCTCCACAAGATGGAGCTATggtagtagggggttgtgttatacatccagtGGATGGAGCTgagattagggttagggttaaccctACGGCCAGCCCTCGGTGCGATTTTGAGCCGGAACGGTGACGCCCTGGCGTACTTATCGATGGTGCCGGCCATAAAGTAGACCATGGGGAAGCAGCAGATGGCCTCCAAGAAGTGGTTATCGGGCCTGCGGGGAAAGAAGGAGCACCTCTGGGACCCGGACGTCAGTGTGGTCCCGCCGTATCCGTGGCAACTCACTGGTAGTCCAGCAGGAGCACGATGGGGTTGAGCTCCTTCCTGGGCCGGTAGTACGCCCGCAGCGGGACGATGAAGTTGTACAGACCGTTCCCCGCCGTCTCGGCCGACACGATGATCAGCTTGTTCTTGAAACCGTAGGCCTTGGCGTCTTCGAAGCTGTTGTGCGTGCAGCCCTGCGAGAGGGGAGGGCGGCGGCGTTTACGCCCGGAAGTCGCCCCCGAAGTCGCTCCAAAGTCGCCCCCTCGCTCACCTTGTCCAAGCGCAGGCAACAAAACGGAGCTTTCTGCGGCAGGAGGTGGCACAGCGTCGGAGAGCTGCCGATGTAGGGGGAGTTGGGGGGGTAGCCCTTCACAAAGCTGCCCGGGGAGGGGGGGGACACAAACATGTGGTTTGCCCCTTTTCGGCGTTACGCGTGGGAGGGCCGTCCGTCTGGCGCTCACTCCGAGCCGACGGAGCCTTCCTCGTCCGACGGGTTGGTCTCGTCCTCCGACTGGTCGCTGAGCAGATCGCACGGCAGGATGGCGCAAGAGTCGGCGATCTCCAGGACCGGCGCGATGCTGGGACGCCGGCTGCCGGCGCCGTTTTCCGTGGGCGGGGCCAGCTTGCCGCTGTCCTCGGGGGGGTCCGGGTTCTGGAGGTCGAAGGCCACCGtgcctgggggggggggggcacacgGACGACGACTACTCGTTCACGTCGGGaccgtaaaaaaataaaccagacAACCTGCACTCACCCATGCTGGCGATGATGCTATGCACGGGCAGCCTGGAGGGGGCGTCGTAGAGGCCGGAAAGGGACAAGTTCTTGTTGTGCTTCTCTTCCTGTTTGAAGATGAAGGCCGAGTTCTCCTCCTTGGTGATGTTGATGTAGTAGCAGGTGTCGGCGGCGGCCATGATGTGACGCGGACCGGGGTTCAACAGGATGCTCTTGTTGTCTTCCCGTTTGACGCCGATCAGGCACACCCCGTACCTGCCCATTGGAAGTTAAGGCTCAGgtttttaggttgtttttttgtagtcCCGCCCCCAAAGTGTATCATTAGGGGtggtcaagtggttagcgcgtcagccttacagttctgagatcgaggtttcAATCCCAAGTGGGTTTCGaacttcctatgtggagtttgcatgttcaccccaggcctgcatggcttttctacgggtactccaatttccgcCCACTTCCCGAAAACAcgaatgctaggctaattgtcgTTAGCTATGAGTGATGGTCCCCTGCccggtgcccgaagtcagctgggataggctccagcacccctcgcgacccttctGAAGGTCAGCCAGATTCAAATCTCACAATTGCGAGGCCCACGCTCCGTCCACTCGTCCACCGAATCGAAAtgttagctgttttttttctgactaggacgaaaaaagccttactatgcatggtcattttttatgaataaagccttactatactatgtcgttttttacgaaaaaaagccttactatactatgtcgtttattaagaaaaaaaaagctttactatactatgtgttttttttaacaaaaaaagccttactatactatgtcattttttacgaaaaaaagccttactaaattatgtcgttttttacaaaaaaaaagccttactaaactgtcgttttttacgaaaaaaagtcttactatactatgtcgtttttacgaaaaaaagccttactagactatgtcgtttattcagaaaaaaagctttactatactatgtcgtttttcgaagaaaaaagccttactatacaaaaaaaacgtcataACACGAGGTCTTTTGTCTTATTCTGGTGATCCAAGGAACAGTTTTGCAAATCTGCAGGCTTATTAATGTTCAAGAGGATAAACTTGGCCACGTAAATAAGCCAAGAGCATTTGGAAGAAGGCATGGCTTACTTCTTATGAGCATGAAAGGAGGCGTAAGTGAAGCTCTTTCCGTCGTACTCCCCGAAAAACTTGCTGTCGCACAATCGGATGTGGTAGACTTCGTTACCGGAGCAACGGCCGTACATCCTTTGCCACTGCTCCGGTGACAACTGGCCTTCCCTGCAaacacaacacaacaacaaatgacTGTTTTGAAGCtgagaaaatgtcaaataaagtGTCAGATGACACAAAGTATGATAAATCGAACAGTGAAAGATTTGCAGTGACGCCGTGCTAACAAGAAATTCATTAAACATGTTCAAgataactatttttttcacatttcaataGCAATGCCAAACTATGCCCCATGATCGTTATTTTTATTGGTCCACAGCGAATTATGAAATGATGGTTTAataacagtggcggtccgtgcattttctcgtagcgccttcaacgagtaaaatccacttcctagcagcatttaatggctgaaatgtgattggttaaatgcttcaatatgaaaacacacatctggaaggagtgcaacaggggggaaagcaatgaaaggaagctaacagacaatttagaattatttaataagtattgatggacaaaatataatatataattcagatattttttaggccagcagagaaggccttgaaggccctgacggcccgccactgtttaaTACTGCCCATAAAAGAAGCTTAAATGCAGCCTACATTCAGTTGCAGTTTTCCGCTTGACCACTAGAGGGAGTTAGTCACTCAAACAGTGCTCATATGTTATTTCTAatcaatttcaattttattatttagtttTCCTTTAAtacatttgtgaaaaaaaattaatgccgTGCGCTACCTtggttgtgatttaaaaaaaatccaatcaatttggattggacgtctaatgctaatgctaatgctcattctttttctctttttttcataaaataaatcaaaaagaaaaataattttagatCATTTTCCTAAAACAGTCATCCTATTTTTTGCTAGTGGAATAGCAAGTTGCTCACAAGTCGATTTTTCATGGCAAATGAAGATAAAAAAAGATGGCCGCCGTTGGAGAACGCTGACTTACTGTCCTCTAGACGTGTGAACGAGGAGAGTCACTAAAGTGGACATGGCGGGACACACGCAGTTCAATGCCAGCATGGCGTACTTGAACTCCTCTTCGCATACCACGTgatctgtaaaaataaaataaaaaaatcacaatcacAGGGccagcaaatgaaaaaaaagtgcggcttatagtccagaaaatacggtcataCTTTTTTGAGCGACTTACCAGCAAATTTAACATGAAATTTGTTCTCCGGCTTAAGAATTTGTACATAAAGTGGACAGTTTGGAGCAAAGTCCTTTGCTGCCCAAGCCCTCAAAATAGTCTGATGATCCTGAAAAAAGGAATATTGACCAAATATTAGACGGGCGTCAAACTGGAGGGCTCCACCTGGTGGCGTTGTGACGTACTGCAGCGGTTCTGTCGCCCTCATTCCGACTGCTGAGGATGAAACATGCCTCGGCGTCGTCCATTCTAAAGCAGGTCAAGATATAAGACAGTATgtcatgttttgtatttttattttttgggggcggGGTCAATTAAAACGCATTATTATAAGTGTGCTGCCTTTTAGCATCTTTTTAAACCAGGGTTGTCCAAGTAGATCTCATGAGGACTGGAGCAGTTTATTTTGGGGCCAAAAAGTTCACTTATTTTCCGTCAtggacggcgctagacgtccaatccattttgactgggcggggccagtttaagtgaattgaacATCTATCATTTGCCGCCACCCCAcccaaaaaatgctaaaaaagtcTTTACGTAAAGCATGAATGAGCTCCAAAGTGCCCGTCAACCAGAACGACCCCACTAGGGGGCCCGATCGGTCCCCCTAGTGGGCCACTGCCGGCCCACGTGCCATACCTTTGACACCCCCCGGTTTAAAAGATGAGGACACAGCCGGCAAATACTTATCGGAACATTTCTTCACGATTCCCAGCCCGTCACGACAA of Stigmatopora argus isolate UIUO_Sarg chromosome 5, RoL_Sarg_1.0, whole genome shotgun sequence contains these proteins:
- the kcnt1b gene encoding potassium channel subfamily T member 1 isoform X5; amino-acid sequence: MSPPRRSSSSHGDSRPSTESTQRNNSSNSGVILDISALKMAEVETEVPPLPPRYRFRDLLLGDQTFQNDDRVQVEFYVNENTFKERLKLFFIKNQRSSLRIRLFNFSLKILTCVLYIVRVSLPDPMQTNGHPCAIIRNSSWPNPGGESPEINWKLIFWVTRPDPLWGIQVTVALIGFWETMLITYLSYKGNIWEQIFQISFILEMINTVPFIITIFWPPLRNIFVPVFLNCWLAKGALENMINDFHRAIQRTHSAMFNQVVILICTLLCLVFTGACGIQHLERAGKNLSLFDSFYFCIVTFSTVGYGDVTPQIWPSQLLVVILICVALVVLPLQFEELAYLWMERQKLGGNYSRHRAQTEKHVVLCVSSLKIDLLMDFLNEFYAHPRLQDYYVVILCPTDIDIQVRRILQIPLWSQRVIYLQGSALKDQDLMRAKMDDAEACFILSSRNEGDRTAADHQTILRAWAAKDFAPNCPLYVQILKPENKFHVKFADHVVCEEEFKYAMLALNCVCPAMSTLVTLLVHTSRGQEGQLSPEQWQRMYGRCSGNEVYHIRLCDSKFFGEYDGKSFTYASFHAHKKYGVCLIGVKREDNKSILLNPGPRHIMAAADTCYYINITKEENSAFIFKQEEKHNKNLSLSGLYDAPSRLPVHSIIASMGTVAFDLQNPDPPEDSGKLAPPTENGAGSRRPSIAPVLEIADSCAILPCDLLSDQSEDETNPSDEEGSVGSDFVKGYPPNSPYIGSSPTLCHLLPQKAPFCCLRLDKGCTHNSFEDAKAYGFKNKLIIVSAETAGNGLYNFIVPLRAYYRPRKELNPIVLLLDYQPDNHFLEAICCFPMVYFMAGTIDNLDNLLQCGIIYADNLVVVDKESTMSAEEDYMADAKTIVNVQTMFRLFPSLSIITELTHPSNMRFMQFRAKDCYSLALSKLEKIERDKGSNLAFMFRLPFAAGRVFSISMLDTLLYQSFVKDYMIVIARLLLGLDTTPGSGYLCVMKITEEDLWIRTYGRLFQKLCSSSAEIPMGIYRTESHVFATSESQVSINVEEERRERKESWKDKNAEPAERPLLRKKSMQWARRLSRKSGVGGKPSSRAERISQQRLDLYRRSERQELSELVKNRMKHLGLPTVGYEDVSNLTASDVMNRVNLGYLQDEMNDHQNTLSYVLINPPPDTVLELNDIVYVIRSDPLAHVPEESQPGQNRGARNQTRSLPETRNETHL
- the kcnt1b gene encoding potassium channel subfamily T member 1 isoform X3, giving the protein MSPPRRSSSSHGDSRPSTESTQRNNSSNSGVILDISALKMAEVETEVPPLPPRYRFRDLLLGDQTFQNDDRYQEEYSMDSTNAQVQVEFYVNENTFKERLKLFFIKNQRSSLRIRLFNFSLKILTCVLYIVRVSLPDPMQTNGHPCAIIRNSSWPNPGGESPEINWKLIFWVTRPDPLWGIQVTVALIGFWETMLITYLSYKGNIWEQIFQISFILEMINTVPFIITIFWPPLRNIFVPVFLNCWLAKGALENMINDFHRAIQRTHSAMFNQVVILICTLLCLVFTGACGIQHLERAGKNLSLFDSFYFCIVTFSTVGYGDVTPQIWPSQLLVVILICVALVVLPLQFEELAYLWMERQKLGGNYSRHRAQTEKHVVLCVSSLKIDLLMDFLNEFYAHPRLQDYYVVILCPTDIDIQVRRILQIPLWSQRVIYLQGSALKDQDLMRAKMDDAEACFILSSRNEGDRTAADHQTILRAWAAKDFAPNCPLYVQILKPENKFHVKFADHVVCEEEFKYAMLALNCVCPAMSTLVTLLVHTSRGQEGQLSPEQWQRMYGRCSGNEVYHIRLCDSKFFGEYDGKSFTYASFHAHKKYGVCLIGVKREDNKSILLNPGPRHIMAAADTCYYINITKEENSAFIFKQEEKHNKNLSLSGLYDAPSRLPVHSIIASMGTVAFDLQNPDPPEDSGKLAPPTENGAGSRRPSIAPVLEIADSCAILPCDLLSDQSEDETNPSDEEGSVGSDFVKGYPPNSPYIGSSPTLCHLLPQKAPFCCLRLDKGCTHNSFEDAKAYGFKNKLIIVSAETAGNGLYNFIVPLRAYYRPRKELNPIVLLLDYQPDNHFLEAICCFPMVYFMAGTIDNLDNLLQCGIIYADNLVVVDKESTMSAEEDYMADAKTIVNVQTMFRLFPSLSIITELTHPSNMRFMQFRAKDCYSLALSKLEKIERDKGSNLAFMFRLPFAAGRVFSISMLDTLLYQSFVKDYMIVIARLLLGLDTTPGSGYLCVMKITEEDLWIRTYGRLFQKLCSSSAEIPMGIYRTESHVFATSESQVSINVEEERRERKESWKDKNAEPAERPLLRKKSMQWARRLSRKSGVGGKPSSRAERISQQRLDLYRRSERQELSELVKNRMKHLGLPTVGYEDVSNLTASDVMNRVNLGYLQDEMNDHQNTLSYVLINPPPDTVLELNDIVYVIRSDPLAHVPEESQPGQNRGARNQTRSLPETRNETHL
- the kcnt1b gene encoding potassium channel subfamily T member 1 isoform X1, with amino-acid sequence MSPPRRSSSSHGDSRPSTESTQRNNSSNSGVILDISALKMAEVETEVPPLPPRYRFRDLLLGDQTFQNDDRYQEEYSMDSTNAQVQVEFYVNENTFKERLKLFFIKNQRSSLRIRLFNFSLKILTCVLYIVRVSLPDPMQTNGHPCAIIRNSSWPNPGGESPEINWKLIFWVTRPDPLWGIQVTVALIGFWETMLITYLSYKGNIWEQIFQISFILEMINTVPFIITIFWPPLRNIFVPVFLNCWLAKGALENMINDFHRAIQRTHSAMFNQVVILICTLLCLVFTGACGIQHLERAGKNLSLFDSFYFCIVTFSTVGYGDVTPQIWPSQLLVVILICVALVVLPLQFEELAYLWMERQKLGGNYSRHRAQTEKHVVLCVSSLKIDLLMDFLNEFYAHPRLQDYYVVILCPTDIDIQVRRILQIPLWSQRVIYLQGSALKDQDLMRAKMDDAEACFILSSRNEGDRTAADHQTILRAWAAKDFAPNCPLYVQILKPENKFHVKFADHVVCEEEFKYAMLALNCVCPAMSTLVTLLVHTSRGQEGQLSPEQWQRMYGRCSGNEVYHIRLCDSKFFGEYDGKSFTYASFHAHKKYGVCLIGVKREDNKSILLNPGPRHIMAAADTCYYINITKEENSAFIFKQEEKHNKNLSLSGLYDAPSRLPVHSIIASMGTVAFDLQNPDPPEDSGKLAPPTENGAGSRRPSIAPVLEIADSCAILPCDLLSDQSEDETNPSDEEGSVGSDFVKGYPPNSPYIGSSPTLCHLLPQKAPFCCLRLDKGCTHNSFEDAKAYGFKNKLIIVSAETAGNGLYNFIVPLRAYYRPRKELNPIVLLLDYQPDNHFLEAICCFPMVYFMAGTIDNLDNLLQCGIIYADNLVVVDKESTMSAEEDYMADAKTIVNVQTMFRLFPSLSIITELTHPSNMRFMQFRAKDCYSLALSKLEKIERDKGSNLAFMFRLPFAAGRVFSISMLDTLLYQSFVKDYMIVIARLLLGLDTTPGSGYLCVMKITEEDLWIRTYGRLFQKLCSSSAEIPMGIYRTESHVFATSESKDSYVQSQVSINVEEERRERKESWKDKNAEPAERPLLRKKSMQWARRLSRKSGVGGKPSSRAERISQQRLDLYRRSERQELSELVKNRMKHLGLPTVGYEDVSNLTASDVMNRVNLGYLQELQDVSEQPFTDGRRPSDEMNDHQNTLSYVLINPPPDTVLELNDIVYVIRSDPLAHVPEESQPGQNRGARNQTRSLPETRNETHL
- the kcnt1b gene encoding potassium channel subfamily T member 1 isoform X4, with translation MSPPRRSSSSHGDSRPSTESTQRNNSSNSGVILDISALKMAEVETEVPPLPPRYRFRDLLLGDQTFQNDDRVQVEFYVNENTFKERLKLFFIKNQRSSLRIRLFNFSLKILTCVLYIVRVSLPDPMQTNGHPCAIIRNSSWPNPGGESPEINWKLIFWVTRPDPLWGIQVTVALIGFWETMLITYLSYKGNIWEQIFQISFILEMINTVPFIITIFWPPLRNIFVPVFLNCWLAKGALENMINDFHRAIQRTHSAMFNQVVILICTLLCLVFTGACGIQHLERAGKNLSLFDSFYFCIVTFSTVGYGDVTPQIWPSQLLVVILICVALVVLPLQFEELAYLWMERQKLGGNYSRHRAQTEKHVVLCVSSLKIDLLMDFLNEFYAHPRLQDYYVVILCPTDIDIQVRRILQIPLWSQRVIYLQGSALKDQDLMRAKMDDAEACFILSSRNEGDRTAADHQTILRAWAAKDFAPNCPLYVQILKPENKFHVKFADHVVCEEEFKYAMLALNCVCPAMSTLVTLLVHTSRGQEGQLSPEQWQRMYGRCSGNEVYHIRLCDSKFFGEYDGKSFTYASFHAHKKYGVCLIGVKREDNKSILLNPGPRHIMAAADTCYYINITKEENSAFIFKQEEKHNKNLSLSGLYDAPSRLPVHSIIASMGTVAFDLQNPDPPEDSGKLAPPTENGAGSRRPSIAPVLEIADSCAILPCDLLSDQSEDETNPSDEEGSVGSDFVKGYPPNSPYIGSSPTLCHLLPQKAPFCCLRLDKGCTHNSFEDAKAYGFKNKLIIVSAETAGNGLYNFIVPLRAYYRPRKELNPIVLLLDYQPDNHFLEAICCFPMVYFMAGTIDNLDNLLQCGIIYADNLVVVDKESTMSAEEDYMADAKTIVNVQTMFRLFPSLSIITELTHPSNMRFMQFRAKDCYSLALSKLEKIERDKGSNLAFMFRLPFAAGRVFSISMLDTLLYQSFVKDYMIVIARLLLGLDTTPGSGYLCVMKITEEDLWIRTYGRLFQKLCSSSAEIPMGIYRTESHVFATSESKDSYVQSQVSINVEEERRERKESWKDKNAEPAERPLLRKKSMQWARRLSRKSGVGGKPSSRAERISQQRLDLYRRSERQELSELVKNRMKHLGLPTVGYEDVSNLTASDVMNRVNLGYLQDEMNDHQNTLSYVLINPPPDTVLELNDIVYVIRSDPLAHVPEESQPGQNRGARNQTRSLPETRNETHL
- the kcnt1b gene encoding potassium channel subfamily T member 1 isoform X2, whose protein sequence is MSPPRRSSSSHGDSRPSTESTQRNNSSNSGVILDISALKMAEVETEVPPLPPRYRFRDLLLGDQTFQNDDRYQEEYSMDSTNAQVQVEFYVNENTFKERLKLFFIKNQRSSLRIRLFNFSLKILTCVLYIVRVSLPDPMQTNGHPCAIIRNSSWPNPGGESPEINWKLIFWVTRPDPLWGIQVTVALIGFWETMLITYLSYKGNIWEQIFQISFILEMINTVPFIITIFWPPLRNIFVPVFLNCWLAKGALENMINDFHRAIQRTHSAMFNQVVILICTLLCLVFTGACGIQHLERAGKNLSLFDSFYFCIVTFSTVGYGDVTPQIWPSQLLVVILICVALVVLPLQFEELAYLWMERQKLGGNYSRHRAQTEKHVVLCVSSLKIDLLMDFLNEFYAHPRLQDYYVVILCPTDIDIQVRRILQIPLWSQRVIYLQGSALKDQDLMRAKMDDAEACFILSSRNEGDRTAADHQTILRAWAAKDFAPNCPLYVQILKPENKFHVKFADHVVCEEEFKYAMLALNCVCPAMSTLVTLLVHTSRGQEGQLSPEQWQRMYGRCSGNEVYHIRLCDSKFFGEYDGKSFTYASFHAHKKYGVCLIGVKREDNKSILLNPGPRHIMAAADTCYYINITKEENSAFIFKQEEKHNKNLSLSGLYDAPSRLPVHSIIASMGTVAFDLQNPDPPEDSGKLAPPTENGAGSRRPSIAPVLEIADSCAILPCDLLSDQSEDETNPSDEEGSVGSDFVKGYPPNSPYIGSSPTLCHLLPQKAPFCCLRLDKGCTHNSFEDAKAYGFKNKLIIVSAETAGNGLYNFIVPLRAYYRPRKELNPIVLLLDYQPDNHFLEAICCFPMVYFMAGTIDNLDNLLQCGIIYADNLVVVDKESTMSAEEDYMADAKTIVNVQTMFRLFPSLSIITELTHPSNMRFMQFRAKDCYSLALSKLEKIERDKGSNLAFMFRLPFAAGRVFSISMLDTLLYQSFVKDYMIVIARLLLGLDTTPGSGYLCVMKITEEDLWIRTYGRLFQKLCSSSAEIPMGIYRTESHVFATSESQVSINVEEERRERKESWKDKNAEPAERPLLRKKSMQWARRLSRKSGVGGKPSSRAERISQQRLDLYRRSERQELSELVKNRMKHLGLPTVGYEDVSNLTASDVMNRVNLGYLQELQDVSEQPFTDGRRPSDEMNDHQNTLSYVLINPPPDTVLELNDIVYVIRSDPLAHVPEESQPGQNRGARNQTRSLPETRNETHL